The following coding sequences lie in one Candidatus Aramenus sp. CH1 genomic window:
- a CDS encoding HEAT repeat domain-containing protein, with amino-acid sequence MSYLPPREQARLGKNFLLKDYSIVYPERLKFKVKHYLFELFVDVDNELVEGKATIDVDAWGEVKLDAVHFEVKSVKVNGNVVEYKYDGKALWIELEGSHKLEVDYVARKPRTFKFVRRGEAVEVCNVGEVMSAPHWIPVVDYPGVKATSEKVIKVRKPLVAISNGVLKRRWEEGEYNFFHWVMERPHSAYLNSVAVGNFVVHEEGGDPVLQYYLPRGYEGFLWNLSKTRDMVEFFSSYTGVRYPYEKYAQVVLFSMRGGMEYITSTHLTWYTLHDEVAEMDYSSDGLLSHELAHQWFGDLVTTKDWANIWLNEGFATYFQALYLLHSRGEEEFVYEMYRKLKDYLEEYKKYSRPIVIRYYKWAEELFDKHTYPKGALILHSLRSYLGDEMFRKGVKNYLEKHKFSSVDTEDFRKAMEEVAGQDLTWFFDQYVYSAGHPVVNLYYDGKEVRLEQAGDFKYDLKLEVKVVKKDGTEKVIEVEEGAEEEGEYVCLDPKFKWFKVVNDVQGEEMLVKEARDKELMCRVQAVNGLTRFSNPRSVSAIAGLLNDPFWGVKYESAMALGKVGGEDALKYLTSTWVEPSKARRGVAKALGEFKYNERAGEYLVKLLRKERSYYVKADALVSLGKAGVAKFKEEVKAHFGEPSHNDVVSSAVIEALSYFGDDESFNFVLEKGVKSEVENVRAASARVLWRFKDPRVREVLTAMLKDPSTAVRTSVVTSLGELKDKGLLSQVVNNEDEDQRVRAAALRLLRSIEGSQ; translated from the coding sequence ATGAGCTACCTGCCCCCTAGGGAACAAGCCAGGCTGGGAAAGAACTTCCTACTCAAGGACTACTCCATCGTCTACCCGGAGAGGCTGAAGTTCAAGGTCAAGCACTACCTCTTCGAGCTTTTCGTCGACGTGGACAACGAGCTGGTCGAGGGAAAGGCTACCATAGACGTGGACGCTTGGGGAGAGGTCAAGCTTGACGCGGTCCACTTCGAGGTCAAGTCAGTGAAGGTCAACGGTAATGTCGTGGAGTACAAGTACGACGGAAAAGCGCTGTGGATAGAGCTAGAGGGTAGCCACAAGCTCGAGGTAGATTACGTGGCGAGGAAGCCAAGAACTTTCAAGTTCGTCCGCAGGGGAGAGGCTGTGGAGGTGTGCAACGTGGGGGAGGTCATGAGCGCCCCCCACTGGATACCCGTGGTGGACTACCCCGGAGTGAAGGCGACCTCAGAGAAGGTGATAAAGGTGAGAAAGCCCCTAGTCGCCATCTCAAACGGCGTGCTCAAGAGGAGGTGGGAGGAGGGAGAGTACAACTTCTTCCACTGGGTCATGGAAAGACCGCACTCCGCCTACTTGAACAGCGTGGCTGTGGGCAACTTCGTAGTGCACGAGGAAGGGGGGGACCCCGTTTTGCAATACTACTTACCTAGGGGCTACGAGGGGTTCCTGTGGAACTTATCCAAGACCAGGGACATGGTCGAGTTCTTCTCCTCCTACACGGGGGTGAGGTACCCCTATGAGAAGTACGCCCAAGTGGTTCTCTTCTCGATGAGGGGAGGGATGGAGTACATCACGTCCACGCACTTGACGTGGTACACCCTCCACGACGAGGTAGCTGAGATGGACTACTCCAGCGACGGGCTCCTGTCCCACGAGCTTGCCCACCAATGGTTCGGTGACTTAGTGACTACGAAGGACTGGGCAAACATCTGGTTGAACGAGGGCTTCGCCACATACTTCCAGGCCCTTTACTTACTGCACTCAAGGGGTGAGGAGGAGTTCGTGTACGAGATGTACAGAAAGCTCAAGGACTACCTCGAGGAGTACAAGAAATACTCGAGGCCCATAGTGATTAGGTACTACAAGTGGGCTGAGGAGCTCTTTGACAAGCACACGTACCCAAAGGGAGCCCTTATCCTCCATTCACTGAGGAGCTACTTGGGGGACGAAATGTTCAGAAAGGGGGTCAAGAACTACTTGGAGAAGCACAAGTTCTCCTCTGTAGACACGGAGGACTTCCGGAAGGCGATGGAGGAGGTGGCGGGACAGGACTTGACGTGGTTTTTCGACCAGTACGTATACTCCGCGGGCCACCCCGTGGTGAACTTGTACTACGACGGAAAAGAGGTGAGGCTTGAGCAGGCAGGGGACTTCAAGTACGACTTGAAGCTGGAGGTGAAAGTAGTCAAGAAGGACGGCACTGAGAAAGTCATCGAAGTGGAGGAAGGAGCAGAGGAGGAGGGAGAATACGTGTGCCTAGACCCCAAGTTCAAGTGGTTCAAGGTTGTCAACGACGTACAAGGCGAGGAGATGCTAGTCAAGGAGGCCAGGGACAAGGAATTGATGTGTAGGGTACAGGCAGTGAACGGGCTAACCCGGTTCTCTAACCCTAGGTCAGTCTCAGCAATAGCGGGACTCCTCAACGACCCCTTCTGGGGGGTAAAGTACGAGTCGGCTATGGCCTTGGGTAAGGTGGGAGGAGAGGACGCTTTGAAGTACTTGACTTCGACGTGGGTGGAGCCGTCGAAGGCTAGGAGAGGGGTGGCGAAGGCCTTGGGAGAGTTCAAGTACAACGAGAGGGCCGGGGAGTACCTAGTGAAGCTGTTGAGGAAGGAGAGGAGCTACTACGTCAAGGCTGACGCCCTGGTCTCCCTGGGTAAGGCAGGGGTCGCCAAGTTCAAGGAGGAGGTAAAGGCCCACTTTGGAGAGCCCTCACATAACGACGTGGTTTCCTCGGCCGTGATAGAGGCGCTGTCCTACTTCGGCGATGACGAATCCTTCAACTTCGTCTTGGAGAAGGGGGTGAAGAGCGAGGTAGAGAACGTGAGGGCCGCCTCAGCTAGGGTGTTGTGGAGGTTCAAGGATCCGAGGGTAAGGGAGGTCTTGACGGCTATGCTGAAGGACCCTAGCACTGCGGTGAGGACGTCTGTAGTGACCTCGCTAGGGGAACTCAAGGACAAGGGACTACTCTCTCAAGTGGTTAACAACGAGGATGAAGACCAGAGGGTTAGGGCTGCCGCATTGAGGTTGTTAAGGTCCATTGAGGGAAGTCAGTAG
- a CDS encoding dioxygenase, translated as MKLGYFVSHGSPTILVEDVKWKRTLASLGKEIKEKVNPEVVVVASPHFFTFSDVHYVEVSEKLECIQDYYGFPDELYKFCYSAENDVGFARKIAELSHGKFVEDRSWGLDHGAWIPLYYMFPEGGVKVVTVSINEGSPEEHYRLGEVIAKAVDVLGRRAVFLATGSPTHRFDLFYFKVEPRPSKFDLLLVDLLKQGKFEEIMRAKELYPREWKGAMPEGELNTMYMLMGFVKPKRAEVIDFDVPWTGVSMLATAFYG; from the coding sequence ATGAAGTTAGGATACTTCGTGTCCCACGGCTCTCCCACGATACTAGTGGAGGACGTCAAGTGGAAGAGGACTCTGGCTTCCCTTGGGAAGGAGATAAAGGAGAAAGTCAACCCCGAGGTGGTCGTAGTTGCGAGCCCCCACTTCTTCACCTTCTCCGACGTCCACTACGTGGAGGTGTCCGAGAAACTGGAGTGCATCCAAGACTACTACGGCTTTCCGGACGAGCTGTACAAGTTCTGCTACTCCGCCGAGAACGACGTGGGGTTTGCCAGGAAGATAGCTGAGCTGAGCCACGGGAAGTTCGTAGAGGACAGGAGCTGGGGGCTTGACCACGGGGCGTGGATACCCCTCTACTACATGTTCCCGGAGGGCGGGGTAAAGGTGGTCACAGTGTCCATAAATGAGGGTAGCCCGGAGGAGCACTACAGGCTCGGAGAGGTTATCGCCAAGGCAGTGGATGTGCTGGGGAGGAGGGCGGTGTTCCTGGCCACGGGGTCGCCAACCCACAGGTTCGACTTGTTCTACTTCAAGGTGGAGCCGAGGCCAAGCAAGTTCGACCTGCTACTGGTGGACTTGCTCAAGCAGGGCAAGTTCGAGGAAATCATGAGGGCGAAGGAGCTCTATCCCAGGGAGTGGAAGGGGGCGATGCCTGAGGGAGAACTCAACACAATGTACATGCTCATGGGCTTCGTAAAGCCAAAGAGGGCGGAGGTAATAGACTTCGACGTCCCGTGGACTGGGGTGAGCATGCTGGCTACTGCGTTCTACGGTTAA